A stretch of DNA from Promicromonospora sukumoe:
CCAGCCGCGCGCGCCGAGCTCCAGCGGCAGCTCCGCCAGGTCGGGGTGCTGGTCGCGGAGCAGGTCCCGGATCAGATCGGCGTCGATCTCGAGGTCGGTGTGCGTCATGCGCAGCCACGGTAGCGGGCCGCCTCCCATGGCGAGGCGCGCGACTGCTTAGGGTGCTGCCATGAGCGACGACCCGTACCTCCTGGTCCCGACCGCGCCCGGCGTCGAGGAGTACCTGCACCTGCGCGCGGCGTCGGGTCTGTCGCCCAGGAACGCCGAGCAGGCGGCGCCCGTCCTGACGTCGAGCTGGGCCTTCTGCCACGTCCGCGAGGTCGCGACCGACCGCGCCGTCGCGATGGGGCGCACGCTCGGCGACGGCGGCTGGTACTTCCACATCGCCGACATCGCGACCCTGCCCGGGCACCAGGGACGCGGCCTGGGCCGCCGCGTGATGACGTGGCTGCTCGACCAGATCGCGGAGCGTGCGCCCGCCGACCCGTACATCACGCTCAACGCCGACGAGCCCGGCCGGCCGCTGTACCGCAGCCTCGGCTTCGTCGAGACGGCTCCCGCGAGCATCGCGATGCGCCTCGCGTGATCGCGCCGGACCGGCCCCGCCCGGCGGCACCCCGAAATTCCCGTCCGGTCACCCCCGCACACCTGGCACGATGCGACCCATGACCGCCTCGCCCCGCTACCGCACGCGCTGGATCGTGACCGTCGTCCTCGCCGCGAGCATCGTCCTGCTGGTCGCGTTCGGGATGGCCGCGATCGACACCGCCCAGGACCGGTGGGCCTGGCGCCTGGCCGACCTGGACCGCAACGAGCTGCACCTGTCGCCGCGCGCCGACGCGATCGAGGACGGGTCCGTCGTCGATGAGTCCCCGAGCGCCCTGGTGGTCGAGTACTCCCGCCCGGTCAACGACTGGACGGGGCAGCCCACCGGCGAGGCGGACACGGTCTGCTACCGCTTCCCGCTGGCTGATCCCGACGAGTTCCGCGAGGTTCCCTGCCCGTAAGCCCTTGCCGTCCCGCGCCGTCGTCCCGCCCCGTGCCGTGGCAACCGGTCAGCCCTGCCCGCCCGCCACGTACGCGCCCATCTTGTCGAGGCATGCCTCCAGGCCCTGCCGCGACATGTCCCGGGCCTCGGCGGTCGTGTAGCCGTGCTCGACCATGTGGATCCTGCTGCGCCCGCCGCCGAGGTCGGTGATCTGTGCCGCCCCTCCGCGGGCACCCCCGGCATCGGTGGGTCCTGCGGGGCGCCGTCGGCGTCGCTGAAGCGGAACGTGTACTCGATGCGGCGCGCCGGCTCGACCAGCGAGAAGTCCCAGGTGGACCACTGGTCGCCGCCGCCGCCGTACTCCGCGGGGGCGCGCATGGCGACGAGCGCGCGCCCGCCGACCCGCAGGTCCACCTCGGCGGCGGGGCAGGTGAACGGGCCGGGACCCCACCACGCGCGCAGGCCCTCGGGCGTGGCCCACGCGGCCCAGGCCCGGTCGACGGGTCCGTCGAGGTCGCGCGTCACGTCGACGTCGAACGTGTCGGTCATGTCATGCCTCCAGGTGCGCAATGTCCGGGCGGCGCAACGCACGCCCACCACCCCTGACGGCCCAGAACCCCTGAACTCATCGGCCCACCCCGAATGAGATCGGCCGGATGCGATGAGACCGGTCCATCAACGGACCGATCTCAGGACAAGGGACCGAAGTCGATGAGTTCGGTCCAAAGCCAGTCCGAAGCCAGCCCAGACCCAGCCCAACTCAACCCCCCTCAAAGTCACATTGAACCGAAGCACCCTTTCACCCGTCGTACGGGGCAGAGGCCGATATCCGGTCGGCCTGCGAACGAGAGGGGCGGCACGTGCGCACTGGGGCAAAGGTAGGCATCGGCGTCGGGGCAGCAGTGGTCGTCATCGGCGGGGCGGCGGCGATCTTCGGGCCGGGCCTGTACGCGGACTACGCCAACGAGGCCGCGGCGGACGCACCGAGCCTGGCGTCGTCGGCGGCCCCGCTGCCCGACGCCGACGCGGCGGCCGGGACGTGGACCGTGAGCGACGGGTCGTTCGCCGGCTACCGCCTCGACGAGGTGCTGCAGGGCGAGGACGTGACCGTGACCGGGCGCACCGAGGACGTCACCGGGTCCGTGACGGTCGCGGACGGCGCGATCACGGCCGCCGACGTCGAGGTCCAGATGGCGACCGTGGCCACGGACGAGGGCAACCGCGACGCGTACTTCCGCGACAACGCGCTGCAGGTGGACCAGTTCCCGACGGCGACCTTCGTGCTGACCGACCCGGCCCCGATCGAGGAGGGTGCCACGTCGGTCGCCCTGACCGGCGAGCTCACGGTGCACG
This window harbors:
- a CDS encoding GNAT family N-acetyltransferase, translated to MSDDPYLLVPTAPGVEEYLHLRAASGLSPRNAEQAAPVLTSSWAFCHVREVATDRAVAMGRTLGDGGWYFHIADIATLPGHQGRGLGRRVMTWLLDQIAERAPADPYITLNADEPGRPLYRSLGFVETAPASIAMRLA
- a CDS encoding YceI family protein, coding for MRTGAKVGIGVGAAVVVIGGAAAIFGPGLYADYANEAAADAPSLASSAAPLPDADAAAGTWTVSDGSFAGYRLDEVLQGEDVTVTGRTEDVTGSVTVADGAITAADVEVQMATVATDEGNRDAYFRDNALQVDQFPTATFVLTDPAPIEEGATSVALTGELTVHGVTQPATFDAEVAGDATTGDPVQVVGSVPITFADFDVEAPDLGFVTVEDEGSIEFSLQLAPGQ